Proteins encoded by one window of Streptomyces uncialis:
- a CDS encoding 3-hydroxyacyl-CoA dehydrogenase family protein has product MTETLRTVGVVGAGVMGTGLAQSLAQSGHEVILVDRTDEILDRARQEIAQGLRFSRVLGAKGPTEDRQVVAKRIAYTTRYEGFDTVDFVIENITEDWDLKRGVYERIDPLCPPHAVFAANTSVIPITRIGASVTRSDRVLGMHFMNPVPLKPTVEMIRGHHTTDATLDTAHRLLAQIGKEGVVVQDSPGFVSNRVLMLTVNEAVYLVHEGVATAEEVDRIFRSCFGHPMGPLATADLIGLDTILQSVQGLHTAFADSKYRPCPLLVRMVDAGLLGRKSGRGFFDYATARAT; this is encoded by the coding sequence ATGACGGAAACCCTGCGTACGGTCGGTGTCGTCGGTGCCGGAGTCATGGGTACCGGTCTCGCGCAGTCCCTGGCGCAGAGCGGCCACGAGGTGATCCTCGTCGACCGTACCGACGAAATTCTCGACCGGGCCCGCCAGGAGATCGCCCAGGGGCTGCGGTTCAGCAGGGTCCTCGGCGCGAAGGGACCCACCGAGGACCGGCAGGTCGTCGCCAAGCGCATCGCGTACACCACCCGGTACGAGGGCTTCGACACCGTCGACTTCGTGATCGAGAACATCACCGAGGACTGGGATCTCAAGCGCGGGGTGTACGAACGCATCGACCCGCTCTGCCCCCCGCACGCCGTCTTCGCCGCCAACACCTCGGTCATCCCGATCACCAGGATCGGCGCGTCCGTCACCCGCTCCGACCGGGTCCTCGGCATGCATTTCATGAACCCCGTGCCCCTGAAGCCGACCGTCGAGATGATCCGGGGCCACCACACCACCGACGCCACCCTGGACACCGCCCACCGGCTGCTCGCCCAGATTGGCAAGGAGGGTGTGGTGGTCCAGGACTCCCCGGGGTTCGTCTCCAACCGGGTTCTGATGCTCACCGTGAACGAGGCCGTCTACCTCGTGCACGAGGGGGTCGCCACCGCGGAGGAGGTCGACCGGATCTTCCGGAGCTGCTTCGGCCACCCGATGGGCCCGCTGGCGACCGCCGACCTCATCGGCCTGGACACCATCCTCCAGTCCGTGCAGGGTCTGCACACCGCGTTCGCCGACAGCAAGTACCGGCCGTGCCCGCTGCTGGTCCGAATGGTCGACGCCGGCCTCCTCGGCCGCAAGAGCGGACGCGGCTTCTTCGACTACGCCACGGCCCGGGCCACATAG
- a CDS encoding acyl carrier protein, producing MPHDTTIEEAKPKIREFLARFFGDHRIADDEDIFATGFVNSLFIMQLVLFVESEFALTVEDEDLEIENFSTVDAVAALVTRKCSAPVSS from the coding sequence ATGCCCCACGACACGACCATCGAAGAGGCCAAGCCGAAGATCCGCGAGTTCCTCGCCCGGTTCTTCGGCGATCACCGGATCGCCGACGACGAGGACATCTTCGCGACCGGCTTCGTGAACTCCCTCTTCATCATGCAGCTGGTCCTCTTCGTCGAGAGCGAGTTCGCGCTCACCGTCGAGGACGAGGACCTGGAGATCGAGAACTTCAGCACGGTCGACGCGGTCGCGGCCCTGGTGACCCGTAAGTGCTCCGCGCCCGTCAGCAGCTGA
- a CDS encoding acyl-CoA dehydrogenase family protein → MATRVQLTPEQAAVREEYESFARDHIAPHADAWDRSAAVPEEFITTIAATGYLGACVPAAYGGSALDAIGFGLLNEETGRACSSVRSLLTVHGMASQAIGRWGTAAQRESWLPRLATGAAIGAFALTEPGAGSDVKGLVTTARRTEDGFVLDGAKRWITFGQRADVYLLFARLDGRETAFLVERGAPGLHVTPVRGILGTRASMLAELELRDCRVPAEALLGKPGFGLTAVAATALELGRYSVAWGCVGLIQACLDASLSYADRREQFGKRLRDHQLVQRMLADMATGAAAARLLCQQAGWLREAGDAQSVHATWLAKYFASTTAFRSAADAVQVHGAHGCGEEYPVQRYMRDAKVMELIEGTTELQQTTIAQSAYVGHAPARPATAPAATSNAASADDEKVTA, encoded by the coding sequence ATGGCCACACGCGTACAACTGACCCCCGAACAGGCCGCGGTGCGCGAGGAGTACGAATCCTTCGCCCGCGACCACATCGCCCCGCACGCGGATGCCTGGGACCGGAGCGCGGCAGTTCCCGAGGAGTTCATCACCACGATCGCCGCCACCGGGTATCTCGGCGCTTGCGTCCCGGCCGCGTACGGCGGCAGCGCTCTCGACGCGATCGGCTTCGGCCTGCTCAACGAGGAGACGGGACGGGCCTGTTCCTCCGTGCGCAGCCTGCTGACCGTGCACGGCATGGCCTCGCAGGCCATCGGGCGCTGGGGCACCGCGGCCCAGCGCGAGAGCTGGCTGCCCCGGCTGGCCACCGGAGCCGCCATCGGCGCCTTCGCCCTCACCGAACCCGGCGCGGGCAGTGATGTGAAGGGGCTCGTCACCACCGCCCGCCGCACCGAGGACGGGTTCGTCCTCGACGGCGCCAAGCGGTGGATCACCTTCGGCCAGCGGGCCGACGTCTATCTCCTGTTCGCCCGCCTCGACGGCCGCGAGACCGCCTTCCTGGTGGAGCGCGGCGCACCCGGCCTCCATGTCACCCCCGTCCGGGGCATCCTGGGCACGCGCGCGTCCATGCTCGCCGAACTGGAGCTGCGGGACTGCCGCGTGCCGGCCGAGGCCCTGCTGGGCAAGCCGGGCTTCGGACTGACCGCGGTCGCCGCGACCGCCCTGGAACTCGGCCGCTACAGCGTCGCCTGGGGCTGTGTGGGCCTGATCCAGGCATGCCTGGACGCCTCTTTGTCCTACGCCGACCGGCGCGAGCAGTTCGGCAAGCGGCTGCGCGACCACCAGCTCGTCCAGCGCATGCTCGCCGACATGGCCACCGGCGCCGCGGCGGCCCGGCTGCTGTGCCAGCAGGCCGGCTGGCTGCGCGAGGCGGGTGACGCGCAGAGCGTGCACGCCACCTGGCTCGCCAAGTACTTCGCGTCCACCACCGCCTTCCGCAGCGCCGCGGACGCCGTCCAGGTCCACGGCGCGCACGGCTGCGGCGAGGAGTACCCCGTACAGCGCTACATGCGGGACGCGAAGGTGATGGAGCTCATCGAGGGCACCACCGAGTTGCAGCAGACGACCATCGCCCAGTCCGCGTACGTCGGACACGCGCCGGCCCGCCCCGCGACCGCCCCGGCGGCGACATCGAATGCGGCTTCGGCCGACGACGAGAAGGTGACGGCATGA
- a CDS encoding HAD-IIIC family phosphatase, producing MSSESTGARPARTVKCVVWDLDNTVWDGILLEDGDVPLRPGIREVITELDRRGILQSVASRNDHEAASAALERHGLLDYFLYPQITWSAKSESVRAIAASLNLGLDAFAFVDDDPFERAEVAYAVPELLCVDATDAAALTGRPEFTPRFITDDSAKRRTMYRADQVRAEVEREYSGPTEDFLATLDMRFTIARATEEDLQRAAELTVRTNQLNTTGYTYSYEELDAFRTSPDHELLVARLVDRHGPYGTIGLVLIERGSGAWRIKLLLMSCRVMARGVGGVLITYLRERAKDAGVRLLSEFLPNGRNRMMFVTYKFSRFREVARDGELVTLEADLTDIPAYPDYMKITVPDTLDGAL from the coding sequence ATGAGCAGCGAGAGCACGGGCGCGCGCCCCGCGAGGACCGTGAAGTGCGTGGTGTGGGATCTGGACAACACCGTCTGGGACGGCATCCTCCTGGAGGACGGTGACGTACCGCTGCGCCCCGGCATCAGGGAGGTCATCACGGAACTCGACCGGCGCGGCATCCTCCAGTCCGTGGCCAGTCGCAACGACCACGAGGCCGCGTCCGCGGCGCTGGAACGCCACGGCCTGCTCGACTACTTCCTGTATCCGCAGATCACCTGGTCCGCGAAGTCGGAGTCCGTACGCGCCATCGCCGCCTCCCTCAACCTGGGCCTCGACGCGTTCGCCTTCGTCGACGACGACCCCTTCGAACGGGCCGAAGTGGCCTACGCGGTGCCCGAACTGCTCTGCGTGGACGCCACCGACGCCGCCGCACTGACCGGCCGGCCGGAGTTCACCCCCCGCTTCATCACGGACGACTCCGCCAAACGCCGGACCATGTACCGCGCGGACCAGGTACGGGCCGAGGTGGAGCGCGAGTACAGCGGGCCGACGGAGGACTTCCTCGCCACCCTGGACATGCGCTTCACCATCGCCCGGGCCACCGAGGAGGACCTTCAGCGCGCCGCGGAACTCACCGTCCGCACCAACCAGCTCAACACCACCGGCTACACCTACTCCTACGAGGAACTCGACGCGTTCCGCACGTCGCCCGACCACGAGCTGCTCGTCGCGCGGCTGGTGGACCGGCACGGCCCGTACGGCACCATCGGTCTCGTCCTGATCGAACGCGGCTCCGGTGCCTGGCGGATCAAGCTGCTGCTGATGTCGTGCCGGGTGATGGCCCGGGGGGTGGGCGGCGTCCTCATCACCTATCTGCGGGAGCGCGCCAAGGACGCCGGGGTGCGGCTGCTGTCGGAGTTCCTGCCCAACGGCCGCAACCGCATGATGTTCGTGACGTACAAGTTCTCCCGCTTCCGCGAGGTCGCCCGGGACGGCGAACTCGTCACCCTGGAGGCCGATCTCACCGACATCCCGGCCTACCCCGACTACATGAAGATCACCGTGCCGGACACCCTGGACGGTGCGCTGTGA
- a CDS encoding thioesterase II family protein: protein MSAAPAPRSWLVTPRPRPEARLRVLCFAYAGGGSAAFTGWADALPSDVELSAVRLPGRESRILQRPYTDIDELLPDLVQAVSSYCREPFVLFGHSMGALIAYAYARRLRDAGLRGPEHLVVSGRRAPQLTHNRPLVHDLPDHELLDRLREFGGTTAEVLSDPRTMRLVMPGLRADFQLNDTYRYTPEPRLDCPVTAFGGRQDSHVDEDGIAAWADRTTGPFTMRMLDGGHFFLHSSQAELLRAIKVVLHRTTGSTVA from the coding sequence GTGAGCGCGGCGCCGGCGCCGCGGAGCTGGCTCGTCACCCCCCGGCCCCGCCCCGAGGCCCGGCTGCGAGTGCTCTGCTTCGCCTACGCGGGCGGTGGCAGTGCCGCCTTCACCGGCTGGGCCGACGCGCTTCCCTCGGACGTCGAGTTGAGCGCGGTACGCCTGCCGGGCCGCGAGTCCCGCATCCTGCAGCGGCCCTACACCGATATCGACGAGCTCCTGCCCGACCTGGTGCAGGCCGTGTCGTCCTACTGCCGGGAGCCATTCGTGCTGTTCGGCCACAGCATGGGCGCGCTCATCGCCTACGCGTACGCCCGCCGGCTGCGCGACGCCGGGCTGCGCGGGCCCGAGCACCTGGTCGTCTCCGGGCGGCGCGCGCCCCAGCTCACCCACAACCGACCCCTCGTCCACGACCTGCCGGACCACGAACTGCTCGATCGGCTGCGGGAGTTCGGCGGCACCACCGCCGAGGTCCTCTCCGATCCGCGGACGATGCGCCTGGTCATGCCCGGCCTACGGGCCGACTTCCAGCTCAACGACACCTACCGCTACACGCCGGAGCCCCGGCTCGACTGCCCGGTCACGGCCTTCGGCGGACGGCAGGACAGCCACGTCGACGAGGACGGAATCGCCGCCTGGGCCGACCGGACCACGGGCCCTTTCACCATGCGGATGCTCGATGGCGGGCACTTCTTCCTCCATTCCTCCCAGGCTGAACTGCTGCGCGCGATCAAGGTCGTGCTGCACCGCACGACGGGCAGCACCGTTGCATGA
- a CDS encoding 4'-phosphopantetheinyl transferase family protein, with protein MSGLRNTWPPSPDRVDVDTSCVHVWRIGLDVSQDRLTELRSRLSPAEEARARRCRLPVERDRFVVGRAALRDILSRCTGVSPGRLLLVRSARGRPRLAGPTTQGLDFNLSHSAATALLAVARDGQVGIDVEVVDPALDHRAMATRFLGADEAAAVRALPDAEGRRAFFTGWTRREAYAKANDCRVPVELEESGAWNVWDLTVGYGVRAALVAPAPVSTVRCWTWQGTGVPGRAVIPNGRTRQNQE; from the coding sequence ATGAGCGGCCTCAGGAACACCTGGCCGCCCAGCCCCGACCGGGTGGACGTGGACACCTCGTGCGTGCACGTGTGGCGCATCGGGCTGGACGTGTCGCAGGACCGGCTCACCGAGCTGCGCTCCCGGCTCTCCCCGGCGGAGGAGGCCCGCGCCCGCCGGTGCCGGCTGCCGGTCGAACGGGACCGGTTCGTGGTCGGCCGGGCCGCGCTCCGCGACATACTGTCCCGCTGCACGGGGGTGAGCCCGGGGCGGCTGCTTCTGGTGCGCAGCGCGCGCGGCCGTCCCCGGCTGGCGGGCCCGACCACCCAGGGCCTCGACTTCAACCTCTCGCACTCCGCGGCCACCGCGCTGCTCGCGGTGGCCCGCGACGGCCAGGTGGGGATCGACGTCGAGGTCGTCGACCCGGCGCTTGACCACCGGGCCATGGCGACCCGCTTTCTCGGCGCCGACGAGGCGGCGGCCGTCCGTGCGCTGCCGGACGCCGAGGGGCGTCGGGCGTTCTTCACCGGCTGGACCCGGCGTGAGGCGTACGCGAAGGCGAACGACTGCCGTGTCCCGGTGGAGTTGGAGGAATCCGGGGCGTGGAATGTGTGGGATCTTACGGTGGGATACGGCGTGCGCGCCGCACTGGTGGCGCCCGCCCCCGTGAGCACTGTCCGCTGCTGGACCTGGCAGGGCACCGGGGTGCCGGGGCGCGCCGTGATCCCGAACGGCCGAACCCGTCAGAACCAGGAGTAG
- a CDS encoding LysE family translocator: MPAPSTLWWFFTASVVLLLIPGPSVLYVSGRTLDQGSRAGLLSTLGLACGDFIQVLAAVVGLSALVASSETAFQVVKYAGALYLVYLGIRRLRTPVEVAAPAGEKRTEVPSGRIVLEGLVVNALNPKSTMFFLAFLPAFVDRDAGAVWLQTFVLGLIFVLVGMVTNSGWGLLTNLVRGRAQQSKGFLNVQRYVGGGVFLALAGVVLSTGSSE, translated from the coding sequence ATGCCCGCACCATCGACTCTCTGGTGGTTCTTCACCGCCTCAGTGGTCCTGTTACTCATTCCCGGCCCGTCCGTGCTGTACGTGAGCGGACGCACCCTTGACCAGGGCTCGCGCGCCGGACTGCTGTCCACCCTCGGCCTGGCCTGCGGGGACTTCATCCAGGTACTCGCGGCCGTCGTCGGGCTCTCCGCACTGGTGGCCTCGTCCGAGACCGCCTTCCAGGTGGTCAAGTACGCCGGCGCCCTCTATCTCGTCTATCTGGGCATCCGCCGGCTGCGTACCCCCGTCGAGGTCGCCGCTCCGGCCGGGGAGAAGCGGACGGAGGTCCCGAGCGGCCGGATCGTCCTCGAAGGACTGGTGGTCAACGCGCTCAACCCGAAGAGCACCATGTTCTTCCTCGCCTTCCTGCCGGCCTTCGTCGACAGGGACGCCGGCGCCGTGTGGCTCCAGACCTTCGTACTCGGCCTGATCTTCGTACTCGTCGGCATGGTCACCAACAGCGGCTGGGGGCTGCTGACCAATCTTGTCCGCGGCCGTGCCCAGCAGAGCAAGGGTTTCCTGAACGTCCAGCGCTACGTCGGCGGAGGCGTCTTCCTGGCCCTCGCCGGGGTCGTCCTCAGTACCGGGTCCAGCGAGTAG